One Hemitrygon akajei chromosome 14, sHemAka1.3, whole genome shotgun sequence genomic window, TTAGTAGAATCCCCAATCCCCATTGATCATCACCTTGAATGAATACAACTGAACTTTCATAGCAAAGTCTTCTTGACAGAATCATTTTCTTATCTGCCCAAGAAAAGGCCTTTATTCTAAAACTACACCCCAAGGTCTTAAGACTCCTCAACCTGGGGAATAAGTTCTCCACATCTAGTCTGATCTCATTcttttaacaagagaaaatctgcagatgctgtaaatctaagccacacacacaaagtgctggaggaactcagcaggccaggcagcatccatagaaaggaGTAAACAatcaaagtttcaggccgagacccttcatcaggacttgttcTTTTAAACTCCTGAGAATATGGGCCATGCATTCTCAGTATGTAGAGTACTCCATTCCTGAAACCAGCTTAACGAATTACCGAACTTCCTCTGTGgcaagtacatcttttcttaggtaatGTGACCCAAatcatacacaatactccagatgcagcctcacttGGGCCACATAGAAGTGATCATTTTATTCTATGGTTCAAATCTGCTCACAACAATGGGCATCATATTGCCTGCTGCACTTACTCATTGGCCTCCATAAAATGAGTGCAACACAGCATGGGtagaggcccttctgcccaatgaGCCTATACTGACCACTGTACCCACCCAGCTAAATGTAACATCCTGTGGTTTGGCCCATATACCTCTAAGCTCTGCCACTCCATGTACCCaaatacctgcctcaaccacttcctctggcagctcatagCATATTCTCACTAACCTTTGCACAAAAAAAGTTGTCCGAGGTACCTTTTTTCTCaatgctgaaatggctaacacaagggacatagtttaaggtgcttggaagtagatacaagggggatatcagaggtaagtttttcacacagagagtggtgggtgcatggaatgcactgccagcaatggtgatagaggtggatacaatagggtcttttaagagactcttagataggtacaaggagcttagagaaatagagggctatgtggtactGAAATTCTAGACTATTTCTAGAGTAGATCCTACTCtacattgtgctgtagatttctatgactACAGTCTCGCCTCATTTATTCAGATTTTGACCTTTTCTGCCATTTGATAATAGGCAAGAGTCTTAGCACCAGGCAGCTACGAGAGCTGGATGTTAGCAACACTAAATACTGGGACCACACCACTTCAAACCATATTTTTAACATGAATAATTTAATATGATTAAAATTCAAGGAACAGTTGTAACAAATGAGTAGTATTATTTGACAAGAATATAGCTACCAAAAATTGTCAGTATTTAACGGGGTTATATGTCAAATTGCTCTTCCAGAAGGCAAAAAAATTATCCCCAAGCCCCTGGACATGCTGAGTATTTTGACAATATAATGACACTTTCACTTCTGTTTTACTGTATTATATTCAAGTCCCAGCAAGCTCTTTATCACTTACGGTAGAAGAATGAAATGTGGATGGCAGCTGTCACTTGCGGAATCACAGCAAGAGCTTGTGTCTTCAGAAAAAGAGCACAGGTAAATTCAACGTCCTGGTTTAGTCACCATATCAACAAAGGCGATACACTGCTACATCAGAAGCTTGAACAGGTCCCTCAACTGGGTAAACCcacaaaaaaaattacagaaaCCATTCTATCCAGGCAAAGGATAAATAAAGGATATTTCAAGCCAAactataagggggggggggggggtgttggaatGTACGTTTCAACACAAAGAAAATACTggagacactcagcaggtcaggcagcatcgatggaaatgaataaacagtcaacattgcaGGTAGAGCCCCTTcaccagcactggaaaggaagggggaagaagccagaataaggtgggggaggggaaggagtaccaactagaggtgagaggtgaatccaggtggatgggggaagggataaaataagaagctgggataTGAAAGGTGTAAAAGGTAagtgctggagaaaaaggaacctGGTAGGACAGGGGACCATAGAAAAGGAAGAAGGGACACCATGGGGAGGTGTTAGGTGAGGAGAAGTAGTAAGAGGGTGGCCAGAGTGAAGAAAAGAAGAAGTGGGAAGGGGAAAAGAGAAAAATTAGCGAAAGTTGGGGAAACCCATGTTGATGGAAAatgaggtgttcctcctccaacctCATCGTAGTGGCAGAGGAGGCATATAAGAATGGGAGTGCGGACTGGAATTAAAAAGGCTGGCCACTGGAAAATCCAGTACtttgtggatggagcataggtgctcgacaAAGAGGTCCCCCAGTCTACACCAGGTCTCATCAGTCTAGAGGAAGTTGTATCAGGAGCAGTAGACAACCCCGACAGATGTGCacgtgaagtattgcctcacctggaagtactgtttgtggccctgaatagaggtgaaTATACAGCTGTAGCATTtcttctgcttgcagggataagtgctggggggagattagtggggagggttgaatggATAAGGGAAGCTCAAAGGGagggatccctgtggaaagtagtgaggttggtgggggggagaggtAAAGATACTTTTGGTGGAAGGGTCCTGTTGGgcatggcggaagttgtggagaataagTGCTGGATATGGAGGGTCATGGTGTGGTATGTGAGGATGAGAGGAAttttaaggcagtgggaagatgggctGAGGACacatttgggaaatggaggagatacagttaaggtagcatcaatggtggaggaaggaaaaccatGTTCTTTGAAgggcatctctgatgtcctggaaaggaaagcctcatccttggaacAGATGTGGCGAAGACAAAGGATCTGAGAAAAGGAAACAGCATTTTTTACAAGGTGCGTAGAGGTTAAGATAGCCAAAGGAGTCTGTAGGTTCATGAAAGTTATTGGTAGTAAATCAGTTTGACTCCAGAATTGGAGAcggagattgagaaagggaagagaggtgtcagaaatggaccatgcAACAGTGAGTTTAGGGATAGAGTGAGggggaggataaatgcatggctgagggattggagcagggggcagggtttcagatttttggatcattggtacCTCTTTTGGGACaagcgtgacctgtacaaaaggacatgttgcacttgaatccaagggggaccaatatcctggcagggaggtttgctaaggctataggggagagtttaaactagaaatgCTGGGGTGTGCGAACGGAACTGAAGAGACGAAGGAAGCGGTAGTTAGCTCACAAATGTAGAAAgtttgtgagagggaggatagagaagggatgcactcagactgatggtttgagatgtgtctattttaatgcaagaagcattatgaataaagcggatgagcttagagcgtggattagtacttggagctatgaaaCTGtccccattacagagacttggatggctcaggggcaggaatggataCTTAGACTGccaagttttagatgtttcagaaaagacagggagggaggcaaaagaggtggggcatggcactgttaatcagaggtagtgtcacggttgcagaaaaggagcaagtcatggagggattgtctactgagtttcTGTGGGgggaagttagaaacagggaggggtcaataactcaactgggcgttttttatagaccacccaatagtaacagggacatccaggagcagatagggagacagattctggaacagcacagtaataacagggttgttgtgatgggggattttaatttccctaatactgatgggcatctccctagagcgaggggtttagatggggtggagtttattaagtgtgttcaggaaggtttcctgacacataatgtagataagcctacataggaggagaggctgtacttgatctggtactgggaaatgaacctggtcaggtgtcaggtctctcagtaggacagcattttggagatagtgatcacaattataTCTCTTTTTActataacattggagagggatacaaCACACaaattaggaaagtgtttaattggagtaaggggaaatatgaagctatctggctggaacttggaagcataaattgagaacagatgttctccgggaaatgtacggcagaaatgtggcaaatgttcaggggatatttgtgtggtgttctgcccaggtacattccaatgagacagggaaaggatggtagagtacaggaactgtagtgtacaaaggcagttgaaaaaagagtcaagaagaaaagcttacgaagagttcaaaaaactaggtaatgaaagagatctagaaaattataaggctagcaggaaagagcttaagaatgaaattaggagagccagaaagggctatgaaaaggccttggcaagcaggattaaggaaatccccaaggcattctacaagtatgtgaagagcaagagcatatgatgtgagagaataggatcaatcaagtgtgcAGTGGAAAAGGGTATAAGGAACCAcagaaggtacttaatgaatactttgcttcagtattcactatagaaaaggaccttggtgattgttgggatgacttacagcgaactgaaaaacttgagcatgtagatattaagaaagaggatgtgctggaacttttggaaagcatcaacttggataagtcactgggactagacaagatataccccaggctactgagtcttacttcagtggttggtaagctgatagagaagatcctgagtggcaggagtcatgaacatttggagaagcataacatgattaggaatagtcagcatggctatgtgaaaggcaggtcgtgccttatgagcctgattgaagtttttgaggatgtgactgaacatcttgatgaatgtagagcagtagatgtagtgtatatggatttcaacaaggcatttgataaggtatctcatgcaaggcttattgagaaagtaaggaagcatgggattcaaggggatattgctttgtggatccagaactggcttgcacatagaaggcaaggagtggttgtagaagggtcatattctgcacggaggaaggtgaccagtgatgtacctcagggatctgctctgggaccccttcttttcgtcagttttataaatgatctggatgaggaagtcggGGGtagatagtaaatttactgatgacacaaaggttgggggtgttgtggatagtgtggagggctgccagaCGTTAcggcaggacatcaataggatgcaaatctgggctgagaagtggcacatggagttcaacccagataagtgtgaggtggttcattgtggtaggtcaaatataatggcagagtaatggtatgactcttggcagtgtagagggatcttggggtctgagtccataggacactcaaagctgctgcgcaggttgactgtggttaagaaggcatatggtgtattggccttcatcaaccatgggattgagttcaagagcagagaggCAATGAACCCTGGTcataccccacttggaatactgtgctcatttctggtcacctctctacaggaaggatgtggaaactatagaaaggatgtggaagagatttacaaggatgttgcctggattggcaagCATGcagtatgagaataggttgagtgaacttggccttttcttcttcgagtgacagaggatgagaggtaacctgatagaggtgtataagatgagaggcattgatcgtatggatagtcagaggctttttcccaggcctgaaatggctaacacaagaggacagagttttaaggtgcttagaagtacgTACAGAAGGTATTGGGTGCATGGAATAGGTggtggaagcgaatacaataggcTCTTTCAAGAGACACATGGATAGGTACattgtgcttagaaaaatagagggctatggataacccaggtaatttctaaagtaaatatgtttggaacagcattgtgggctgaagggtctgtattgtgctgtagtttttcctATGGATTTAAGGATAGGGTGGAAGTTTGAGGCAAAGTTGattaaattgacgagctcagcaatGGGTGcacgaagcagcaccaatgcaatctCAATATAGCGCAGGAAgggttggggagcattaccagcaGGTTTGGAACATGTACAGTTCtgtgtagccaacaaaaaggagGCATAGCTGGGCTCAATGTGGATGCCCAGAGTTACATCTGGAGTAATTGTTAAGTGCAAGGACTAGTTCCAGCaaacagagggtggtggtggtggcggtGGTGGGGACTGTTCAGGTTTGTTTTTGAgagaaaagaaaagttttaaggccttcttgatgggagatagaagtgtatagggactggacagccatggtgaaaatgagataATCAGAGTCAGGGAATTGAAAGTGGTTAAGGAGATCGTAAGCATGTGAAGTATCACTGATTTAGATGGGAAGGACTGAACCAAGTGGAATAGAGTCAAGGCATGTGGAAACAAGTTCAGCaaggcaggagcaggcagaaaccaAGAGCCTACCCAGACAGTCAGGTTTGTATATCTTGGGTAGGTAGTAGAAACAAGCAGTGTGGATATAAGGGAAAAGAGAGGTTGGTGGCCGTGGAAGGAAGATCTCCAAAGTTGATGAGGCTCGTGGATGGTGTTGGAGATAATATCCTGAAGATCCCAAGTAGGGTCCTTTTCACGGAGAAAGAGTCTGAGAGTTGTCACCTGATGTCAGTAAGCTAGAGGTCAGTCCGCCATTTGTCTGAGGGTTTGGTGTGAGGATGGGAATGCAGGTTGCAATTAACTAAACTACATTCCAGTATGTTCAACCAAGACAAAAGTTATTTTCAATGGAACAAAAatatagagttaattttacttcGTGAGGTTACAAAAGTTTACAACTGACAGTATATATCCTCTTAAAGCTGTTCACATAcctcaaagttttttttttataacCCCTACATGGCAACATTGATAAATATCTGTACAGGGAAGATCAGATGCAGGGAATGGGGTAAGATGGATCAGGTACAGGCAGAaaatatttagttttaatttgaCATCATGTTTGGTGCAGGCATGATGGATCGAAGTGCCTGTACAGTTCTATCAGACATAAATAATGAAATTTCTGTCACTACCCTTTGACAAAGATTTTCTCTCAATGAAAATAATTAATAGCTTCACTAAAATAGACCAAGTAAAATGATTTGAATGTCTTTAACCTAATTTTATCCCTAGAGAAATTTATGTACCAGGAATTTATCCAGGGGCTTTTTAATCTGAATTGCCAGAGAAATCCCAGCTCTAAACAAATGAATGTGTTAATGTCCTACTGTAATGGAAAGCATGATCAGCTAATTACACACACCAAAAACTCTAGCTGGTCTGGACAAGGGACCAGTTTGCCTTTTACTTCTTAAAAGAAAACATTTCTTAAGGTAGAAAGCAAAACAGCAAGTAATTTTGACACATCTCATGTTATGGCATAACAGGAAATAATCATCCAGTTAAGAACCTGCCTACTACAGTAGCTTCAGATAATTTGTCAACAATTAGATATTAAAAACCTACTATTTTATTAGCTGTAAACACTTGCAAGTTGGAAGCACCTATAAGGAGAGAAAAATGAAACATGAGGTCAGCCATCACTTTATTGAATGGCAAGACCTGACCAATAGCCTAATCTAGCTCTTATGCAAGTTCCTCTCATGTGCAGCTCATTCTTCACATTGGTATGTTCCATACAAGCCTCCTTCTGTCCCTCTGTATCACCAAACCTCCAAAGAGCAGGTCATTAGACAATACGAGGACTGAACTCTAATTTCTCTATTCCAAGGATTCATTTAGTTGTGAGAATGCAGAATACATATATTATCAGATGTTACTTTGTTGCTTGGTATATTACGTGTTCTGCCGTGCATGATGGTGCAGGAatgtatggtgacatttatgggcTACCCAGCATGTCCATGGCTGTGTTGCTTCTTAACACaaataacatatttcactgtacatttaataaataaatctaaatacattttatttattaaaataAACAAAGGGGAAGCATCCACTTCTGACTGCTATCTACTGCACTTGGCTGAAATGGACTATCACTCAAGTTTAGCACGTACATAATTAGATACACATTTTATGTGGTTGCTGAACCTCATTCTCTGTCCTCACATGAAGATTTAAAGCCTGGCCAGAGCACTGGAAAGGAGAGGCGTCGAAAGCACAAATGTGACGAATGGCAGAGACTGTAGCATACTGATTCAAGCTATTTTTCATACAGCAACTTATCTTGGGAATCAGAGCAGTTGGGCAAAGCAGTTGAAGTTTTGTTTTTGCAATTTCCATGCTATCTGCACCACCTGATGTGTTGCTGCaaagaaattgattttttttttaaaataaatgcattgttTTATACCCATGATATATTGAGAAAGAAACCAGAACACTGGTAAAGTGGTGGTAAACAAACTAATTAAGAATTAACAGCAAGACAACAAAATTAAAATAGACAAAGTTTCTTTGAGTCAGTATTTAAATCACAAGTgtcaaaataattaaaaatgaaaGCAAAAAACTCGAGATTCAAAAATAAACCAAAATAGCTGCAGTTCAAATTTCAAACATAGATCAGACCAATTTGACACAGCAATGAATAAAGGAACCATTATCTTTTCAGGCAGATAATGGGAGATACATGGAACAACGAGCTCCAGAGTCACAGTTCTTTCAAGTGACATTTCATTATACACAATTCAATTGAATCAGTCCAAAAGATCTGCAATGAAAGACCTTTTCCCTAGGGCTAGATGGCAGGATGCAAAAAAGAAAAATCTTTGCTTTCTTTTCTCATTTGGAGATTCATATTATTTCAAAGTAATTAACCAAATAGTAGTTTCAAAAATATCACCTAGAGTGAGCACTGTCCTTTGAAATAAGTGAAGTCCCCTCAATGAACATGGAAAGCTGTCATAGCTGATCTGCCACCACAACTCTTTCTTTCTTATGAATTTTGGGTACAGGTTTGTCATTCTTTggtttctttcttttcttctttcttctttcaACATCAGCATCTTCTGCTTTTAAGTGGTGTCCTTGCCCCTTAAGAGTTTCATCAGGAAATTCAGTTTGTTTGTGTCCATTTTCTAGAATTTGCCACTTCtgttttgattttctttttaaaacttCTACCTCATCCCCTTTCCAATCGTTCCGACCTTCAACAGCcagctttttctttttctttttcttttctttgtgtTTGTCCCGAGTGGGGCCTTCATCACAATTTGTCTCTGGCTGATTACCAATGATGGAACTCTGCTGAAGCAAGTCGTTGCCCGAAACCACTGCTTCCTTCAGTCGCTCCAATTCACTGTCGGAGTCACTG contains:
- the c14h12orf43 gene encoding protein CUSTOS isoform X2; amino-acid sequence: MAAMETGSSDSDGSEELSRFREAAWSVDARTATAVVQLAETSEDKSTSASTKPSRRQSLDNQQHNANELQTTPEFRNHVAKRLGIFLDGIITVNNSGPFLKQQAETGDDEGFRLFSTSVPEERKKFKPSSPVKWKPPPSSSDSDSELERLKEAVVSGNDLLQQSSIIGNQPETNCDEGPTRDKHKEKKKKKKKLAVEGRNDWKGDEVEVLKRKSKQKWQILENGHKQTEFPDETLKGQGHHLKAEDADVERRKKKRKKPKNDKPVPKIHKKERVVVADQL
- the c14h12orf43 gene encoding protein CUSTOS isoform X3 produces the protein MAAMETGSSDSDGSEELSRFREAAWSVDARTATAETSEDKSTSASTKPSRRQSLDNQQHNANELQTTPEFRNHVAKRLGIFLDGIITVNNSGPFLKQQAETGDDEECFSGFRLFSTSVPEERKKFKPSSPVKWKPPPSSSDSDSELERLKEAVVSGNDLLQQSSIIGNQPETNCDEGPTRDKHKEKKKKKKKLAVEGRNDWKGDEVEVLKRKSKQKWQILENGHKQTEFPDETLKGQGHHLKAEDADVERRKKKRKKPKNDKPVPKIHKKERVVVADQL